The sequence TAACCGTGGCTGGCAATTTCCCAGCCCGCTTCCTTCATGGCCGCGACGGCTTCCGGATTGCGGGCCATGGCGGCGGTCACGCCATAAACGGTGGTGGTGACACCAAGACTTGTGAACATGCGCCACAGCCGCCAGAAGCCGGCGCGCGAGCCATATTCGTAGATCGATTCCATGTTCAGGTTGCGCTGGCCCGGCCAGGGCTGGGCACCGACGATTTCCGACAGCAGCGATTCCGAGGCCTTGTCATTGTCGAGAATGCAGCTTTCGCCACCCTCCTCGTAATTGATGACGAATTGCACGGCGATGCGCGCACCGCCCGGCCATTTCGGATCGGGAACGTGACGGCCATAGCCCACCAGATTGCGGGAGTAATTGTCGGAAATCATTCAGCCACCCAAGACATCTCTCCCCGGCGGAAACCGATTTCGGGAGACATAAACAAATCTCCAAAGCGCGCCGGCCCCGGAATGGGGAAACGGCGCAAACTTCGGATATGCGATGCCGAACGGTATCATCCGCACCCGGAATGTCGAGATCAATTTTGCCGACATTCCGAAGCTTTTTTGTATACGATTGAGAGCAGCCGTTTCTCAGGCGATCTTGCGGGCGGAAACGCGGCCCATGGGATGCAGCGAATGCACCCGGAAGGGCGCACCCGGTTCATCCTCGATGAAGAGGGCAAGGCTGGAAAATTGCAGCTCGCGGGTCAGCAGCGGCTCGAAAACCTTGCGCACGGCGCGCTCGATCCTCTGGCTGCTGGCGGGTTCGACACCGCCCGTCAGCGACATCTGGAACCGGAACTCGTCCATCACATGCGGGCTGCCCCAGCGATGCAGATTGGTAAGCTGCGATGCCGAAAGCCGGTCCGGGTCCGCCCGCTCGATTTCCGCCTCGGACAGCGGCGCGCGGTAACGGTCGAATTCCTGCACCACGCGGGCGGCAAAAAAATGCAGCACTTCGCAGGGGCGCTCGGGAACGAGGCTGAAGACATTCCCATGCCTTGCCACCACGAGTTGTGGAAGCGTGAAAGGGTCCTGCTTGCCGGAAAAATACATCAGGTCGCGCAAAAGCGCGGCCTCGGAGTGGCCCTCGGCAAGCCGGAAAGGCGCCTTGATCGTGCCGTGAAAACCGTAACGGCGCGGCAGCGCCGTGTGGTACGAAATCTCCTGCATGCCAAGATCGATCATGCCCGGCGGTTCCACCGCCTGACCGGAATAGGCATCGCGCCCCAACCACGCGGCGGCCGCCTGCGTCAGGGGGTCATTGGGGGAAGGCGTGAAATGAATGGCGTATCGCATGCGCTGTCACCTCGCCGCAAAAGCGGACAAACCGGCCTCGTTGCAGGCCAGCAAATAAGTGATTTGCGTGACAGATTAACGACGTAAGCGGCCTGATCAGAACTTTCTAAAGTCCGCGAGGGCAATATTCACGTGTTGTTGAAGGCCGAACCCGGACGGCAGGGAGGGCGTCTCCCCACCAACGGTTTGCAGCGCCGCGCCGGCGAGAAAATGGGCAAGGCCGAAGCTGACCTTGAAGCCGCCTGACAGCGCGACGAGCTTCGGATGGCCGGCAATCGAGCCCACCATCGGGTCCCGTCCCACCGCCTTCGGCCGCAATCCGGCCCAGCGTTCGAGTACCGGCGCACGGCCGAGAGACGGCACCACCGCACAGGCGTCGGCAAGCAGCTTTTCCAGCTTTTCGTCGGTGCCGAAAGGCTCGGAAAAACAATCTTCGCTGGTACTGCCGATGGCGACGGTGCCATCCTCATGGGGCACGACGTAGAGGCCGTTCAGGAACACGACCGGCATGGCCGGGTCAACCGCCGCGTCGAGAAGCGCCGCCTGCCCCTTCACCGCCTGCCCGAGCGCAACGCCGGTCGCAAGGCCGAGCGCATCGCGGATCAACGGAAAGGAGCGGTGCCCGTTGGCGACAATGGCATGGCCGAAGACAATCTCTTCCCCCGAAGACAGCACCGCCCGCCCCTTTGCCGAATCAAGCGAGACGACGCGGCACTGTTCCGCCACTCGCACGTGGCGCGCTGTGCGGAGAAAAGCCGAGAGAAGGGCCACCATCGCACGTGGCGAAACCCTCGCCGCCAGCGTATCGAACACGAAACCCGCTTCTCCCGCAGCCTCGTCAACCCAGCCCGTAACCGGAGGCCTGTCGCCGACATGCCAGTGGAACCGCCGCTCGCCAGATACCCAGTTCTCCGCGGCATCCCGCTCGTGCCGCTCCGCGATGCCGCGCAGATGCGGCTTGGGCAGCGGAATGATCCGGCCGCAGCGGCGATAACCGGCGGAAAGCCCAGTCTCGGCCTCCAGCCCGGCAATTTCCGTTTCCAGCGCCACAAGCGCATCGAACTGGAACTGCTTCTTGTCCGACCATCGGTCCGGCATATGCGGCATCAAGGCGCCGAGCAGCCCGCCGCTTGCGCCACTGCCAAGCTGCTCCGCCTCCACCAGCAGGGTGTCCATGCCGAGCCGTTCCGCCTTGACGGCGGCCCATAGCCCCATGATGCCGCCGCCAACGATGAGGAGCGATATGGAGCGGGGCAATGTTGACGCCGCCAATCTTGGAGATTGACCCTGTTCGAAAGCGGGATTATCGGCTTTAGCCATGAGAAATTCCAACGACACTATTCCGGAGACTGGCGCAGAGACCGGTTCGGCAACCGCAGAAACCCGCACCGCACTCGACTGGCGTGACGGGGATATGCCCTATTCGCTGGCCTTTGACGATCATTTTTATTGCCAGACGGATGGCAGGCTGGAATGCGGCCATGTCTTCCTGTCCGGAAACGGCCTGCCGGAGCGTTGGCTTGAACGGGAGGGCACCTTCCGCATCGGTGAGCTGGGCTTCGGCACCGGCCTTAATCTCTGCGAGACATGGCGCCAGTGGAAAGAGATGCGCAACGGCCGCTCCAGGCTGCATTTCATCTCCTTCGAGCTTTACCCGATGAAGGCGGACGAGATCGACCGGGCGCTTTCCCACTGGCCGGAGATTGATACTGAGCGCAAGGCGCTTGTCGCCCTCTGGCCGGAAGAGCCGCAAGGTAGGGTCGAGATCGCACTGGATGGCGAGACGCGCCTGACGGTGGTCTGCGGCGAGGCCTTTGCCGGAATCTCCAACAGCACCGAGAGTTTCGACGCGTGGTTTCTGGACGGCTTCGCACCGGCGCGCAATCCGGACATGTGGTCGCTGGAAATCATGCAGGCACTCTTTGCCAAAACGGCGCCGGAGGGCACATTCGCCACCTATGCCGCCGCCGGTTTCGTTCGCCGCAACCTCATCGCCGCCGGTTTTGACCTGGAGCGCCGCAAGGGCTTTGCCGGAAAGCGGGAGATGCTCTGCGGCACCAAACGGCCCGCCTGAGGCAATTCCGAAGACCCTCGCCGCGCCGGATGATCAGACGCCCGGCGCGTCACGGCGGGGCATGGCATCCCCCAGCCATTGCGCGATCTTGTCCTCGAGGATTTCAGGACTGATCGGCTTCGACAGATAATCATCCATGCCCGCCTGCAGGCAAAGTTCCCGGTCAGCCTCCTGGGTATGGGCGGTAACGCCGATGATGGGCACATGCCGGCCGTCAGCCGCCGCCTGTTCGGCGGCGCGGATGGCAAGCGTCGCCTGATGGCCGTTCATGACCGGCATCGAGACATCCATCAGGATAATGGCGGGATTGTTCTCCTCCCACGCCTGAACCGCCTTCTTGCCGTTGCCGACGATCAGGAAACGCAAACCCGCCTGTTGCAAAATCTGGGTGAAGACAATCTGGTTGACGTCATTGTCCTCGGCCACCAGAACGTCGATCAGGCTCGGACGGCGGCGTTCGGAAACAGCCGGGGCCGCTGGCAGAATGCGCTGTTTCTTTTCAGCCAGACGCTTTTCCGGGCGCACGGGTATGCCGCCTGCCCCCGGCGCCAGCGGCTGTGAGCGGGCGCGTTTCAGCCGTACATCGCGCACCACATCGAACAGGGTGGAGCGCAACAGCCGTGCCCGCGCCGGCTTCATCAGATGCGCCTGCACGTTGAGATCGGTAAACAGCGTCTCGTCACCCACCACATCCATGGAGGTCAGGAACACGATGGCGATGTCATCGAACCGCTCATCCGCCCTGATGCGCTCGACCACATCCAGCCCGTTCATGACGGGCATATGATAATCGAGAATGATGGCATCGATGGAAAAGCCGAGCGACGCGGCCTCCTGCAGCACGGCGATGCCGGACGGACCGTCCTCCACCGCATGGCCGTCGATACCCCATGTGCGCAGTTGCTCAATCAATATGCGGCGATTGACATCGTTGTCGTCGATGACGAGCACGCGGATATCCTC comes from Rhizobium rhizogenes and encodes:
- a CDS encoding DUF1045 domain-containing protein → MRYAIHFTPSPNDPLTQAAAAWLGRDAYSGQAVEPPGMIDLGMQEISYHTALPRRYGFHGTIKAPFRLAEGHSEAALLRDLMYFSGKQDPFTLPQLVVARHGNVFSLVPERPCEVLHFFAARVVQEFDRYRAPLSEAEIERADPDRLSASQLTNLHRWGSPHVMDEFRFQMSLTGGVEPASSQRIERAVRKVFEPLLTRELQFSSLALFIEDEPGAPFRVHSLHPMGRVSARKIA
- a CDS encoding FAD-binding oxidoreductase, whose protein sequence is MAKADNPAFEQGQSPRLAASTLPRSISLLIVGGGIMGLWAAVKAERLGMDTLLVEAEQLGSGASGGLLGALMPHMPDRWSDKKQFQFDALVALETEIAGLEAETGLSAGYRRCGRIIPLPKPHLRGIAERHERDAAENWVSGERRFHWHVGDRPPVTGWVDEAAGEAGFVFDTLAARVSPRAMVALLSAFLRTARHVRVAEQCRVVSLDSAKGRAVLSSGEEIVFGHAIVANGHRSFPLIRDALGLATGVALGQAVKGQAALLDAAVDPAMPVVFLNGLYVVPHEDGTVAIGSTSEDCFSEPFGTDEKLEKLLADACAVVPSLGRAPVLERWAGLRPKAVGRDPMVGSIAGHPKLVALSGGFKVSFGLAHFLAGAALQTVGGETPSLPSGFGLQQHVNIALADFRKF
- the mnmD gene encoding tRNA (5-methylaminomethyl-2-thiouridine)(34)-methyltransferase MnmD; translated protein: MRNSNDTIPETGAETGSATAETRTALDWRDGDMPYSLAFDDHFYCQTDGRLECGHVFLSGNGLPERWLEREGTFRIGELGFGTGLNLCETWRQWKEMRNGRSRLHFISFELYPMKADEIDRALSHWPEIDTERKALVALWPEEPQGRVEIALDGETRLTVVCGEAFAGISNSTESFDAWFLDGFAPARNPDMWSLEIMQALFAKTAPEGTFATYAAAGFVRRNLIAAGFDLERRKGFAGKREMLCGTKRPA